One genomic segment of Bombina bombina isolate aBomBom1 chromosome 4, aBomBom1.pri, whole genome shotgun sequence includes these proteins:
- the LOC128655727 gene encoding cystatin yields the protein MAVKLCLCLSVALSFLYISVSSNILPGGPMNANPDDPSIQKASIFAVNEFNKNSKDDYLCKLIKVMSAQSQVVAGVRYILEVEIGRTQCTKDTTDDPQTCTLAQDSGLTKMLKCQFVVVEVSWLNQETLESYSCNAL from the exons ATGGCTGTAAAGTTGTGCCTGTGCCTCAGTGTTGCACtatcatttctatatatatctgtatccagTAATATACTCCCTGGAGGTCCAATGAATGCAAACCCAGACGATCCAAGCATCCAGAAAGCGTCCATCTTTGCTGTGAATGAGTTTAACAAAAATTCAAAGGATGACTATCTCTGCAAACTCATAAAAGTTATGTCAGCGCAATCACAG GTTGTTGCTGGAGTGAGGTATATTTTGGAAGTGGAGATTGGAAGAACACAGTGCACAAAGGATACCACTGATGACCCACAAACTTGCACTTTGGCTCAAGACTCAGGTTTGACTAAG ATGTTGAAGTGCCAGTTTGTAGTTGTGGAAGTATCATGGCTCAATCAAGAGACGCTTGAGTCCTACTCCTGTAATGCATTGTAA